A portion of the Flavobacteriales bacterium genome contains these proteins:
- a CDS encoding nitroreductase: MKYNLSEITEVIKNRRTIYPEMYSSRKVHREIIEDLLNNAIWAPTHGMTQPWRFTVFMEEGLERLSSFQSSLYADLFTGDQYNEMKFNKLKNRPLLASAVIAVSVVKDKRGKIPFIEEVEAASCAIQNMHLTATAYGLGAFWASPKLIGRPEMKTFLELEDEEECIALFYVGYPQLEEWPKGQRKPIEYLTKWVNE; encoded by the coding sequence ATGAAATATAATTTAAGCGAAATCACTGAGGTTATTAAAAACAGAAGAACAATTTATCCTGAAATGTATTCTTCTCGTAAAGTTCATCGAGAAATCATAGAAGATTTATTGAATAATGCTATTTGGGCACCTACTCACGGGATGACTCAGCCATGGAGATTTACTGTGTTTATGGAAGAAGGTTTAGAGCGGTTAAGTAGTTTTCAAAGTAGCTTGTATGCTGATTTGTTTACAGGAGATCAGTATAATGAAATGAAGTTTAATAAGTTGAAAAATAGACCTTTGTTGGCTTCTGCAGTTATTGCTGTGAGTGTTGTAAAAGATAAACGAGGGAAAATACCATTTATAGAAGAGGTTGAAGCTGCTTCTTGTGCAATACAAAATATGCATTTAACGGCAACAGCTTATGGTTTGGGAGCGTTTTGGGCAAGCCCAAAATTAATTGGAAGACCTGAAATGAAAACGTTTTTAGAACTAGAAGATGAGGAAGAATGTATTGCGTTGTTTTATGTAGGATATCCTCAACTAGAAGAGTGGCCAAAGGGACAGCGTAAACCAATTGAATACCTCACTAAATGGGTAAATGAATAA
- a CDS encoding glucosaminidase domain-containing protein gives MKNIVILILLSFISLSALAQPSERFLTRQDYIERWKDEAISQMVKYKIPASITLAQGILESGNGNSELAKYANNHFGIKCHGWDGPGVYKDDDKKDECFRKYADAFQSFEDHSKFLAHRKRYASLFVLEITDYEGWAKGLRKAGYATNPKYANLLIDLIEDNGLYQYDRMEAVVVDSEPGKVLELPQNELVLPAIQPVKHTVLLAQKVRYIQAVKGDTYYKIAKEFDMALWQLYKYNDCDNNTKLKEGERIYLQPKRNRGKKKYHTILSGETLRSIAQEEGVKLKRILKKNGMTLASELVVGQKIKLK, from the coding sequence ATGAAAAATATAGTAATTCTCATATTATTGAGTTTTATTTCTTTAAGTGCATTAGCACAACCATCTGAGCGTTTTCTTACGCGTCAAGATTACATTGAAAGGTGGAAAGATGAGGCTATTTCGCAAATGGTAAAGTATAAAATACCTGCTAGCATCACTTTGGCTCAAGGTATTTTAGAAAGTGGCAATGGAAATTCTGAATTGGCAAAATATGCTAATAACCATTTTGGGATTAAGTGTCATGGTTGGGACGGTCCAGGTGTTTATAAGGACGATGACAAAAAAGATGAGTGTTTTAGAAAATACGCTGACGCTTTTCAATCTTTTGAGGATCATTCTAAATTTTTAGCACATAGAAAAAGATATGCAAGTTTGTTTGTGTTAGAAATTACAGATTATGAGGGATGGGCCAAAGGGCTGAGAAAGGCTGGTTATGCAACAAACCCAAAATATGCTAATTTATTGATTGATTTAATCGAAGATAATGGATTGTATCAATATGATCGAATGGAGGCTGTTGTTGTTGATAGCGAGCCAGGAAAAGTCTTGGAGCTGCCTCAAAATGAATTAGTGTTACCAGCAATTCAACCGGTTAAGCATACCGTTTTACTAGCACAGAAAGTAAGGTATATTCAAGCAGTAAAAGGAGATACTTATTATAAAATAGCTAAGGAGTTTGATATGGCTTTGTGGCAATTGTATAAGTACAATGATTGTGATAACAATACTAAATTAAAAGAGGGAGAACGTATTTATCTACAACCAAAACGAAATAGAGGAAAGAAAAAGTATCATACCATTTTATCGGGAGAAACCTTAAGAAGCATTGCTCAAGAAGAGGGCGTAAAGTTGAAACGAATTTTAAAAAAGAATGGAATGACTTTAGCTAGTGAATTAGTTGTTGGTCAGAAAATAAAACTAAAATAA
- a CDS encoding gliding motility-associated C-terminal domain-containing protein gives MLSTFVLLAPSTNIAQCFEIESILVDACGNPEGENEMVRFTVGGTALNTSDLSVGWATTMNSWLGVCQNATTAQKTAALNATITTCGFLKEPTNGVLPAGSKVLLITSTDIDVTFNSFDGLNDTLYIIYQCAGNTAGHFGNHGSSATRTLSMSFANPAGCTDVVSYDRSLLINQMGTVGGSSADRDGGGVNFTNNGVATYYNNGCQAPIITNNISITATPTTICPLDTISLTATSSSSNIIWLGGLGTFSNPTSLNTSYYSSSNDIFPLTLYAGYIIPCGDTIVDSVTITQSTSSNLAVTTSATSICAGETITLSATGANSYNWHDGSTGSTVNIDTAGTFYVSTNACGNDTAFVTINWNGTAPNVSLSGDSLICQGETTLITATGDGPFTWHDNSIGSLHNASSPQTVYASVSNNCGTDTAYMTISLSGTPPTASISGDLFICNNIPTTLTANGGDSYTWNDGTTSSTYSSLATTGFLVANNNCGTDTLHFTVNDLGTSPTATISGDSIICDNEFNRFEASGGDSYTWHNGTTNDFYYSSSSETIYVIAYNQCGADTAYFTVDDQSVLSEFEVSDSVGYQPLRINFTNLSQNATNYLWDLGNEMSSSNEHEDYTYTSTGEFIIQLIASNPYCSDTSYKQLTILNSSNVFIPNTFSPNNDFINDLFTPIVSDISEEDYDFTIFDRNGQIIFNSTIVGESWDGTHLNTKLPNGVYIWKLNYKTIGDLTPYEKYGHINLIR, from the coding sequence TTGTTATCAACATTTGTGCTTTTAGCACCTTCGACAAACATTGCTCAATGTTTTGAAATCGAAAGTATATTGGTCGATGCTTGCGGAAACCCTGAAGGCGAGAATGAAATGGTTCGTTTCACTGTTGGGGGGACTGCTTTAAACACCTCAGACTTAAGTGTTGGATGGGCCACCACGATGAACTCTTGGCTAGGTGTTTGCCAAAACGCTACAACCGCTCAAAAAACAGCTGCTTTAAATGCCACAATTACAACCTGTGGATTTCTTAAAGAGCCTACTAATGGAGTACTTCCAGCTGGTTCAAAAGTTTTGCTAATTACGAGTACCGACATTGATGTAACATTCAACTCTTTTGACGGTTTAAACGATACGTTATATATTATATACCAATGCGCAGGTAATACTGCTGGACATTTTGGAAATCATGGTTCTAGCGCAACAAGGACGTTATCAATGTCTTTTGCTAATCCAGCAGGGTGTACTGATGTGGTTTCTTATGACAGAAGTTTATTGATTAATCAAATGGGAACAGTTGGGGGAAGCTCTGCCGACAGAGATGGTGGAGGAGTAAACTTCACTAACAATGGAGTAGCGACCTACTACAACAATGGTTGCCAAGCTCCAATTATCACCAACAACATTAGCATTACTGCTACACCAACTACAATTTGCCCATTAGACACCATTAGTTTAACCGCTACTTCAAGCAGTTCGAATATTATTTGGCTAGGAGGTTTGGGGACGTTCTCTAATCCAACTTCTTTAAACACTTCATACTATTCTAGTAGTAACGATATTTTTCCTTTAACACTTTATGCAGGATATATCATTCCTTGTGGAGACACTATTGTAGATAGTGTTACGATTACACAAAGTACGAGTTCCAATTTGGCTGTTACAACATCAGCCACCTCTATTTGTGCTGGAGAAACGATAACCCTTAGTGCTACTGGTGCAAACAGCTATAATTGGCACGATGGATCGACGGGATCGACGGTTAACATTGATACAGCAGGAACCTTTTATGTAAGCACTAATGCTTGTGGTAATGACACTGCTTTTGTGACGATCAACTGGAACGGAACTGCTCCAAATGTATCTTTGAGTGGTGATTCTTTAATTTGCCAAGGCGAAACCACCTTAATTACAGCTACAGGAGACGGCCCATTTACATGGCATGACAACTCAATAGGAAGCTTGCATAATGCTTCTTCACCACAAACTGTATATGCTTCTGTTTCTAACAACTGTGGAACAGATACTGCTTATATGACCATATCACTTTCAGGAACTCCTCCTACAGCTAGCATCAGTGGGGACTTATTTATTTGTAACAATATTCCGACAACGCTTACAGCAAATGGAGGAGACAGCTATACTTGGAACGATGGTACCACTTCATCAACATACAGCAGTTTAGCTACAACAGGTTTCTTAGTTGCCAACAACAACTGTGGTACTGACACACTACATTTTACCGTTAATGATCTAGGAACAAGCCCTACCGCAACTATCTCTGGTGATTCTATCATTTGCGATAATGAATTTAATCGTTTTGAAGCCTCTGGAGGTGACTCCTATACATGGCACAATGGAACAACCAATGACTTTTATTATTCATCTTCTAGCGAAACAATTTACGTTATCGCCTATAATCAATGTGGAGCTGATACAGCATATTTTACTGTAGACGATCAAAGTGTACTTTCCGAGTTTGAAGTTAGTGATTCTGTTGGTTACCAACCTTTACGCATCAATTTCACCAACCTCTCTCAAAATGCAACGAACTACTTGTGGGACTTAGGAAATGAGATGAGCTCTTCTAACGAACACGAAGATTATACCTATACATCAACTGGTGAATTTATCATTCAGCTAATTGCTAGTAACCCATACTGTAGTGACACTAGCTACAAACAATTGACGATTCTTAATAGTTCTAATGTTTTTATCCCGAATACCTTTTCACCCAACAATGATTTTATTAATGACCTTTTCACTCCTATTGTTTCTGATATTTCTGAAGAAGATTATGATTTTACCATATTCGACAGAAATGGGCAAATCATCTTTAATTCTACCATAGTTGGTGAATCTTGGGATGGTACACACCTTAATACCAAACTCCCCAATGGTGTTTATATCTGGAAATTAAATTATAAAACAATAGGCGATTTAACCCCTTATGAGAAGTATGGGCATATTAACCTTATTCGCTAG
- a CDS encoding rRNA pseudouridine synthase, which produces MRNNKKEVSSKEPIGVRLNKYIADAGVCSRREADKLIAAGDISVNGKVVVEMGFKVQGGDVVKYKRKTLSRQRFKYFILNKPKDCITTADDPHGRRTVMDIMEGACSERIYPVGRLDRNTTGLLILTNDGHLAKRLTHPSYNVMKTYHVELDKGVTGEDLKKLQKGVELEDGWSKFDKADYGNKGNNQKVVIVTLHSGKNRIVRRMFEHVGYEVKKLDRIAFAGIKKDMITRGKYRELTKKEVGFLKMTSKNSAKK; this is translated from the coding sequence ATGAGGAATAATAAGAAAGAAGTTAGTTCAAAAGAGCCTATAGGAGTGAGGTTAAACAAGTATATAGCAGATGCAGGGGTTTGCTCTAGACGTGAGGCCGATAAATTAATTGCAGCAGGAGATATTTCTGTTAATGGGAAAGTTGTTGTTGAAATGGGATTTAAGGTTCAAGGTGGAGATGTTGTAAAATATAAGCGGAAGACATTGAGTAGGCAGCGCTTTAAGTATTTTATTTTGAATAAACCCAAAGACTGTATCACTACAGCAGATGATCCCCATGGAAGGAGAACAGTGATGGATATTATGGAGGGAGCTTGCTCTGAAAGAATTTATCCTGTAGGACGCTTAGATCGGAATACAACGGGATTGTTGATTTTGACTAATGACGGACATTTGGCTAAACGATTGACGCATCCCAGTTATAATGTAATGAAAACCTACCATGTAGAGTTGGATAAAGGAGTTACTGGAGAGGATCTGAAAAAACTACAAAAAGGAGTTGAACTTGAAGATGGATGGTCTAAGTTTGATAAGGCTGATTATGGAAATAAAGGAAATAACCAAAAAGTAGTGATTGTAACCTTGCATTCTGGAAAAAACAGAATTGTTAGACGTATGTTTGAGCATGTTGGTTATGAGGTGAAAAAACTAGATCGAATTGCTTTTGCTGGAATCAAAAAAGATATGATTACACGTGGAAAGTATAGAGAATTGACAAAGAAAGAAGTGGGGTTTTTAAAAATGACCAGTAAAAACAGCGCTAAAAAATAG
- a CDS encoding TIGR03862 family flavoprotein encodes MKKKKVIAIVGGGAAGIMTALLLSESYEVLLFEKERTLGRKFLVAGKGGFNLTNNADQPALIEAYSPTGFLETALNEFNANDLRSLLERLGVATYVGSSNRVFPKQGIKPAEVLKVLVDALNAKGVSVFKQHKLLQIKDRELVFQFDQEKQKSIVFDYCVLALGGASWAKTGSDGLWSTMLKELGVVVSPFQASNCGVNVDWPESFLVHHEGKPLKNIEVKVAGMSKKGEALITSYGLEGNAIYPIVKQVRAVLNKGETPVLLLDLKPNNSEEELLDKVRFTNASNFAKKLKLGTMEKSLLKHYVSREAYFNHELFVKSLKALPIPVLSLRPIEEAISTVGGVAIESLNADYSLKVSSRVFTIGEMVDWDAPTGGFLLQGCFAMANAVATCCNNRYS; translated from the coding sequence TTGAAAAAGAAAAAAGTTATAGCAATTGTAGGAGGTGGAGCGGCAGGAATAATGACTGCTTTGTTGCTTTCTGAGAGTTATGAGGTGCTTCTTTTTGAAAAGGAGAGAACTTTAGGAAGAAAATTTTTAGTTGCAGGAAAAGGAGGGTTTAATTTAACCAATAATGCAGATCAACCAGCTTTAATAGAAGCGTATAGCCCAACTGGGTTTTTAGAAACAGCGTTGAACGAATTTAATGCAAACGACTTAAGAAGTTTGTTGGAACGCTTAGGTGTGGCTACTTATGTAGGGTCCAGTAATCGAGTTTTTCCAAAGCAAGGAATAAAGCCAGCTGAAGTCTTAAAAGTACTTGTTGATGCTTTGAACGCAAAGGGTGTTTCTGTCTTTAAACAACATAAACTTTTGCAAATAAAGGATCGAGAGCTTGTTTTTCAATTTGATCAGGAAAAACAAAAAAGCATAGTATTTGATTATTGTGTTTTGGCTTTGGGAGGTGCTTCATGGGCAAAAACAGGGTCTGATGGTTTGTGGAGTACTATGTTAAAGGAGTTGGGGGTTGTAGTTTCTCCTTTTCAGGCTTCAAATTGTGGGGTGAATGTCGATTGGCCTGAAAGTTTTTTAGTCCATCATGAGGGTAAACCTCTAAAAAATATTGAAGTTAAAGTGGCTGGGATGAGCAAAAAGGGAGAAGCTTTAATAACGAGTTATGGGTTGGAGGGAAATGCAATTTACCCTATTGTTAAGCAAGTAAGGGCTGTGCTCAATAAAGGAGAAACTCCTGTTTTGTTATTGGATTTAAAGCCTAATAACTCTGAAGAGGAATTGTTGGATAAAGTGAGGTTTACTAATGCAAGTAACTTTGCAAAAAAACTCAAACTTGGAACGATGGAAAAATCATTGTTAAAACATTATGTTTCCAGAGAAGCTTATTTTAATCACGAATTGTTTGTGAAATCATTGAAAGCTCTGCCTATACCAGTGTTGTCTTTGCGACCAATAGAGGAAGCTATCTCCACAGTTGGAGGGGTGGCTATAGAGAGTTTAAATGCTGATTATAGTTTAAAGGTGTCTTCTCGTGTTTTTACCATTGGAGAAATGGTAGACTGGGATGCGCCAACAGGAGGCTTTTTGCTGCAAGGGTGCTTTGCTATGGCCAACGCTGTTGCTACTTGTTGCAATAACCGTTATTCTTAA
- a CDS encoding gliding motility-associated C-terminal domain-containing protein has translation MNNKKYNIEEVFKSELEDFEMEVPQNAWGNISQKIPSATSTTTTGSILGGQTLLIAASSILVVATIAFISIAQLPKEANPPQETQTQKNENTATPHSNTTKKAEKHIASIPTSATEKKDPVIEKHFAEEELKEKDKKYIIQPNIPPTIEQQVEAPKGKPALNSPIPEKELVTPPAPPVNNIEIIEVETTQLIANISASPIGGPAPLVVEFTHDCENATTNWEFENGNTSSQPTTTYTFEKAGQYEVTLTVKDKNGNTTKDTKVITVSPTSSITNIPNIFTPNNDNINDYFTVQHEHIATFNLYIYNKQGVLIFETQDITTGWDGYNNYNEESPAQDYIYIIRATGIDGKQFEEKGIIKLAR, from the coding sequence ATGAACAACAAAAAATACAACATAGAAGAAGTTTTTAAATCTGAGTTAGAAGATTTTGAAATGGAGGTTCCTCAAAATGCATGGGGAAACATTAGTCAAAAAATCCCTTCTGCCACTAGTACAACCACTACTGGATCAATACTTGGAGGCCAAACTCTTTTAATCGCTGCATCTAGTATATTGGTTGTAGCCACAATTGCTTTTATATCTATTGCTCAACTTCCTAAAGAAGCCAATCCTCCTCAAGAAACTCAAACACAAAAAAACGAAAACACAGCTACTCCACATTCAAATACAACAAAAAAAGCTGAAAAACATATAGCATCCATTCCTACAAGTGCAACAGAAAAGAAAGATCCAGTTATAGAAAAGCACTTTGCTGAAGAAGAATTAAAAGAAAAGGATAAAAAATACATCATACAACCTAACATTCCACCTACTATAGAACAACAGGTAGAAGCACCTAAGGGAAAACCAGCCTTAAACTCACCAATCCCCGAGAAAGAGTTGGTTACCCCTCCTGCCCCACCTGTCAACAACATTGAAATCATTGAGGTTGAAACAACCCAACTCATTGCTAACATATCCGCATCTCCAATTGGAGGGCCAGCACCACTGGTTGTTGAATTCACCCACGATTGCGAAAATGCCACTACAAATTGGGAATTCGAAAATGGCAACACCAGTTCCCAACCAACAACGACCTACACTTTTGAAAAAGCTGGTCAATATGAAGTAACCTTAACAGTTAAAGACAAAAACGGAAACACAACCAAAGACACCAAAGTCATTACAGTATCACCTACCAGTAGCATTACCAATATCCCCAATATTTTCACCCCAAACAATGATAACATCAACGATTATTTTACGGTTCAACACGAACATATAGCCACATTTAATTTATACATATATAATAAACAAGGGGTTTTAATTTTTGAAACTCAAGACATCACTACCGGATGGGATGGTTACAACAACTACAACGAAGAATCTCCTGCCCAAGATTACATATACATTATCAGAGCTACGGGGATTGACGGTAAACAATTTGAAGAAAAAGGAATCATTAAGCTAGCTAGATAA
- a CDS encoding sigma-70 family RNA polymerase sigma factor has product MTNEQLIENCLEGNARAQKMLFEKFGPKLLGVCYRYANNQDEAQDLLQDGFIKIFEKLDKYSGIGSFEGWMRRIIVNTALDNIRKNKKFQLHTDIDETGFKIPSNDFIEERLAAEDLIKILQSIPIGYKTIFNLYAIEGYSHKEIAEQLNITTSTSKSQYSRAKALLREKITKLNLK; this is encoded by the coding sequence ATGACAAATGAGCAATTAATTGAAAACTGTTTAGAAGGCAATGCTCGTGCTCAAAAAATGCTTTTTGAAAAATTTGGCCCAAAATTGTTAGGAGTCTGCTACAGATATGCCAACAACCAAGATGAAGCACAAGATTTACTGCAAGATGGGTTCATTAAGATCTTTGAAAAACTTGACAAATATTCTGGCATTGGTTCTTTTGAAGGATGGATGCGAAGAATTATTGTTAATACTGCTTTAGATAATATTAGAAAGAATAAAAAATTCCAACTTCATACCGACATTGATGAAACGGGATTTAAGATTCCTAGTAATGATTTTATTGAAGAACGTTTAGCTGCTGAAGATTTAATCAAAATACTACAAAGTATTCCTATAGGCTATAAAACCATTTTTAATTTATATGCCATAGAGGGGTACTCTCATAAAGAAATCGCTGAACAATTAAACATTACAACTAGTACTTCTAAATCGCAATATTCAAGGGCCAAAGCTTTGCTTAGAGAAAAAATAACAAAGCTTAACTTAAAATAA
- a CDS encoding TlpA family protein disulfide reductase, with the protein MNMVLRGVLLLMTLVLLGCKEIEESEVLVEEPTAKASEFYLKNGYWKGSLVIDSLKSIPFLMGVYGDSVYFINGKEKLGAVITEEGADYVIEMPIFDSKFTFSKQGDGLDGKWNNYAKGKDYEMHFVGHYLGEDRARFEVANQDKYINVDGKWEVDFSSGSREEYKAVGLFEKGNDYVSGTFLTETGDYRFLEGVVRNDSLLLSCFDGAHAFLFEAQLSQDTMHGTFYSGKHHQEPWRALKNEGFELSNPDSLTRLKIGETLAFSLPSVDGGEPIVYPSTAYNDKVVIIQVMGSWCPNCMDETALFTQFYETYHDQGLEVIAVAFEKPEALEDKKARVQAMKKYFNAGYDYAIGGKASKVEAQQVLPALESVLSFPTAIFIDKTGQIRKIHTGFYGPSTGTYYLNYVKSTKAFLEQLLSE; encoded by the coding sequence ATGAATATGGTGTTAAGAGGTGTTTTGCTTCTGATGACGTTGGTGTTGTTAGGGTGTAAAGAAATAGAAGAAAGTGAAGTCTTAGTTGAGGAACCTACAGCGAAAGCATCTGAGTTTTATTTAAAAAATGGTTATTGGAAAGGAAGTTTAGTCATTGATAGTCTTAAAAGTATTCCTTTTCTAATGGGGGTCTATGGGGATTCTGTTTACTTTATTAACGGGAAAGAAAAATTGGGAGCTGTTATAACTGAAGAGGGGGCTGATTATGTTATAGAAATGCCAATTTTTGATTCAAAATTTACATTTTCAAAACAAGGAGATGGATTGGATGGAAAGTGGAATAATTATGCAAAGGGTAAGGATTATGAAATGCATTTTGTTGGTCATTACTTAGGGGAAGATAGAGCGCGATTTGAAGTCGCCAATCAAGATAAATATATTAATGTAGATGGTAAGTGGGAAGTGGATTTTAGTTCAGGATCAAGAGAGGAGTATAAAGCTGTGGGCTTATTTGAAAAAGGAAATGACTATGTGTCGGGAACATTTTTAACTGAAACAGGGGATTATCGTTTTTTAGAGGGGGTTGTAAGAAATGATTCCTTGTTGCTGTCTTGTTTTGATGGTGCACATGCTTTTCTGTTTGAGGCCCAGTTGAGTCAAGATACAATGCATGGAACGTTTTATTCAGGAAAACATCATCAGGAACCTTGGCGTGCTTTAAAAAATGAGGGGTTTGAATTGTCTAATCCTGATTCTTTAACACGATTAAAAATAGGGGAGACACTTGCTTTTAGTTTGCCTTCAGTTGATGGAGGAGAACCTATTGTTTATCCTAGTACTGCTTATAATGATAAGGTTGTGATTATTCAGGTTATGGGATCATGGTGTCCAAATTGTATGGATGAGACTGCATTGTTTACTCAGTTTTACGAAACCTATCACGATCAAGGATTAGAGGTCATTGCTGTAGCTTTTGAAAAACCTGAAGCGCTTGAAGATAAAAAAGCTAGAGTACAGGCGATGAAAAAGTATTTCAATGCAGGTTACGACTATGCAATAGGAGGAAAAGCAAGTAAGGTTGAGGCACAGCAAGTGTTACCAGCTTTAGAAAGTGTTTTATCTTTTCCTACGGCCATATTTATTGATAAGACAGGTCAGATAAGAAAGATTCATACTGGGTTCTATGGGCCGAGTACAGGAACTTATTATTTAAATTATGTGAAGTCTACCAAAGCGTTTTTAGAACAGTTGTTAAGTGAATAA